From Kryptolebias marmoratus isolate JLee-2015 linkage group LG15, ASM164957v2, whole genome shotgun sequence, a single genomic window includes:
- the tmem208 gene encoding transmembrane protein 208: MAPKGKVGTKGKKQIYEENEATLKFYTRVILGANAIYAAVNFLVFYSSSTFWTWLLLLFAIAVYVGSYRSMSAMAKPAFAEDGSLLDGGIDLNMEQGMAEHLKDVILLTAIVQVLSTVSSYFWYLWLLAPARALHLLWVNFLGPWFMAENPSAPEEVNEKKQRRQERRQMKRF; the protein is encoded by the exons ATGGCG CCCAAAGGTAAAGTCGGCACGAAGGGAAAGAAGCAGATCTACGAGGAGAACGAGGCGACGCTCAAGTTCTACACGAGAGTCATCCTCGGAGCGAAC GCAATATACGCTGCTGTGAATTTCTTGGTCTTCTACAGTTCTTCTACATTTTGGACATGG ctgctgctgttgttcgCCATCGCCGTGTACGTCGGGAGTTACCGCTCCATGTCAGCTATGGCCAAGCCAGCGTTTGCTGAGGACGGAAGCCTCCTGGACGGGGGGATAGATCTAAACATGGAGCAGGGGATGGCAGA ACATTTGAAGGATGTCATCCTGCTCACTGCCATAGTTCAAGTGCTGAGCACTGTCTCCTCGTATTTCTGGTATCTCTGGCTGCTG gCTCCGGCCCGGGCCCTCCACCTGCTCTGGGTGAACTTTCTGGGCCCCTGGTTCATGGCAGAAAACCCGTCGGCGCCAGAAGAGGTGAACGAGAAGAAGCAGAGGAGACAAGAGCGCAGACAGATGAAGAGGTTCTGA